From a single Poecilia reticulata strain Guanapo linkage group LG2, Guppy_female_1.0+MT, whole genome shotgun sequence genomic region:
- the hnrnpa3 gene encoding heterogeneous nuclear ribonucleoprotein A3, which produces MEDREAKEPEQLRKLFIGGLSFETTEESLRAHFEQWGSLTDCVVMRDPNSKRSRGFGFVTYSSVPEVDEAMKARPHKVDGRVVEPKRAVSREDSNKPGAHLTVKKIFVGGIKEDTEEHHIREYFEKYGKIDCIDIMEERSTGKKRGFCFVSFDDHDTVDKIVAQKFHTINFHNCEVRKALSKQEMNAISSNRGRSGGSGNFMGRGGNFGGGGNFGRDGYGGRSGYNDDFDNGPGGNYGGGPGYGGGRGGYGGGGPSYGNQGGGFGGSGDGGYGGNRGGYGGGGNYNDFGNYGGQQSNYGPMKGNNFGGRNSGGPYGGGYSSGGSGGGYGSRRY; this is translated from the exons ATGGAG GACCGTGAGGCGAAAGAACCAGAACAGCTCCGAAAGCTGTTTATCGGAGGTCTGAGCTTCGAAACCACAGAGGAGAGTTTACGGGCCCATTTCGAGCAATGGGGATCTCTCACAGACTGTGTG GTGATGAGGGATCCTAACAGTAAACGATCCAGAGGGTTTGGCTTTGTAACTTACTCCTCTGTACCTGAAGTTGACGAGGCCATGAAAGCGAGGCCTCATAAAGTCGACGGGCGAGTTGTTGAACCCAAGAGGGCTGTGTCCAGAGAG GACTCTAACAAACCTGGAGCACATCTGACAGTGAAGAAGATCTTTGTTGGCGGCATCAAAGAGGACACAGAGGAGCACCACATTCGGGAATATTTTGAGAAATACGGAAAGATTGACTGTATCGACATCATGGAGGAGCGCTCCACCGGAAAGAAAAGAGGATTCTGCTTTGTGTCATTTGACGACCATGACACTGTGGACAAAATTGTCG CCCAGAAATTTCACACAATAAACTTTCACAATTGTGAAGTTAGGAAAGCGCTATCTAAACAGGAAATGAATGCTATATCCAGTAACCGAG GAAGGAGCGGAGGATCAGGAAACTTCATGGGCAGAGGTGGAAATTTTGGAGGTGGCGGTAACTTCGGTCGAG atggCTATGGAGGACGCAGTGGTTATAATGATGATTTTGACAATG GTCCGGGAGGAAATTATGGCGGTGGACCTGGTTATGGAGGTGGTCGAGGGGGTTACGGAGGTGGCGGTCCAAGCTACGGAAACCAGGGCGGGGGATTTGGTGGCAGTGGCGATGGAGGTTATGGAGGCAACCGGGGAG GATATGGAGGGGGTGGAAATTACAACGACTTTGGAAATTATGGTGGACAGCAGTCAAACTATGGGCCAATGAAGGGAAATAACTTTGGTGGCAGAAACTCTGGTGGACCATATGGTG GTGGCTACAGCTCCGGAGGCAGTGGCGGAGGCTACGGCTCACGGCGGTATTGA